Within the Collibacillus ludicampi genome, the region GGTTACCGCATGGATCCTCTCGGGAGCCAAGTATGATCTCATTTCCTTGATCGACCCGGTCTGTGACGTCCTTGTCAATGGTTTGAAAGCGTGACACACGTAAAGTTGATGTGAAAGGAGTACTTATAGGATGAACATTTTGGTTTGTCTCAAACAAACGTTTGATACAGAAGAGAAAATTGTCGTGGAAAACGGCAAGGTCAAAGAAGACGGCGTTCAATTTATCATCAATCCATACGATGAATATGCGGTAGAAGAAGCGATCGTCCTGAGGGACAAATTCGGAGGAACCGTCACACTGTTGACGATCGGTCCTGCGCGCGCAGAAGAAGCGATTCGGAAAGCGCTTGCCATGGGGGCGGATGAAGCGATTCACATCTCCGATGAGACGTTGTTCGGAGATGAGTACACTGCTTCTAAAGTGTTGGCCAAAGCGATTGAAGGAAAATCTTTTGATATCATCCTCGCGGGTAACCAGGCGGTGGATGACGGTTCAGGACAAGTGGCGGTACGACTCGCGGAATTGCTTGGCATTCCTCACATCGCTACGATCACAAAGCTTACGATTGACGGGTCGAAAGTAACGGCAGAGCGCGATGCAGAAGGGGATGTGGAAGTTGTGGAAGCAACCCTTCCCGTCTTGGTAACC harbors:
- a CDS encoding electron transfer flavoprotein subunit beta/FixA family protein: MNILVCLKQTFDTEEKIVVENGKVKEDGVQFIINPYDEYAVEEAIVLRDKFGGTVTLLTIGPARAEEAIRKALAMGADEAIHISDETLFGDEYTASKVLAKAIEGKSFDIILAGNQAVDDGSGQVAVRLAELLGIPHIATITKLTIDGSKVTAERDAEGDVEVVEATLPVLVTAQQGLNEPRYPSLIGIRKANKKPVAVLGAGELGLSASDVAAKTEVLET